A segment of the Prevotella sp. HUN102 genome:
GGCGAACACGAAGGAAAGTTCACGGATGGCATTGCCGTTCTGTCGATGCCTGTTTGCCTTGCCCTAAGTCTGCCGTTGCTTTATCTTGAAAGCTTTTGGATTTTCATTCCGTCTACCATTATTTGGGCTGTTGTGTTCAAGATTACCAAATATTTTTATAACACGAGGGAACGCCGTACAATGGTACTCGAACATTACAGTGGTTCCGTTTATGATAACAAAACCCTTGCCCCACTCGTTGTCATAGCCTATTGGACAATCATTCCCCTCTTGGCACTCCTCGCATACATCTTTTTTCATCCACAATTATAAGTCCGATACCATCCATAAATCCAACGGTTTGTTTTAATAACAGTTAAAACAAACCGTTTTTTATATAAAAAATCCATTATTGTTGACTTACACTTATTCTATATTTTCATTTCTAATGGAAATAAATTATCTTTGTATCAATCAAAATAAGACTTAACAACACATATTAATATGTATATAGAAAAAATTGACAGTCCGAAAGACTTGAAGGATTTAAGCATCGAACAACTTTCTGTATTGGCCGACGAAGTCCGTGCAGGTGTGCTGAACAGAGTAAGTAATCACGGCGGACACGTGGGGCCTAACCTCGGTTTTACCGAAGCTACCGTGGCATTGCACTACGTTTTCAACGCACCGGAAGACAAGATTGTATTCGACATCTCACACCAGAGCTATCCTCACAAGATGCTCACAGGCCGCAAGGAAGGCTTCCTTGATGTAAGCAAAATCAATTCCATATCAGGTTATTCCTCTCCTTTGGAAAGTCCGGAATACGACAACTTTGAAATCGGACACACCTCCACGTCGGTTGCCCTCGCATCCGGCTTGATTAAAGGCAGGGACATACTCGGTGGAACAGAGAATGTGATTGCAGTGATTGGCGATGGTTCGCTGTCGGGAGGCGAAGCATTCGAAGGACTGGACACGGTTGGCGAACTCGGCACCAACGCCATCATCATCGTGAACGACAATGAAATGAGCATTGCCGAGAACCACGGCGGACTCTACGGGCATCTGCGCGAACTGCGCGAAAGCAAAGGACTGTGTGCCAACAACTATTTCAAGACGCTCGGCTTCGATTACACGTATCTGGAGGAAGGAAACGATGTAGGAAAACTCATCGAAGCATTCCAAAAAGTAAAGGATATAGACCATCCTATCGTGGTACATATCCATACAGAGAAGGGGCACGGATATGCTCCCGCAGTCGCAGACAAGGAGTCTTGGCATTGGAATTTCCCATTCAATCTCGAAGACGGCAGTCCCAAGAAGCAGCGAGGCAGCGGCGAATACATACCACAGATGCTCGGCAAATGGCTATTTGAGGAAACAAAGCGCGACCCGAAACTTGTTTGCATCTCTGCCGGCGTGCCTGCCATCCTCGGATTCAACGAGGAAATCAGAACAAAGATGGGCAAGCAGCACATCGACGTGGGCATTGCAGAGGAAGAAGCCGTGGCACTGGCTTCCGGAATGGCGAAGCGCGGAGCACATCCTGTGTTTACTACCCACGCAACATTTATGCAGCGCACCTACGATCAGCTCTGTCAGGACCTCGCCGTGAACGGCAATCCGGCTGTAATCAATGTTACGGGTTCGTCCATCTACGGTATGAA
Coding sequences within it:
- a CDS encoding 1-deoxy-D-xylulose-5-phosphate synthase: MYIEKIDSPKDLKDLSIEQLSVLADEVRAGVLNRVSNHGGHVGPNLGFTEATVALHYVFNAPEDKIVFDISHQSYPHKMLTGRKEGFLDVSKINSISGYSSPLESPEYDNFEIGHTSTSVALASGLIKGRDILGGTENVIAVIGDGSLSGGEAFEGLDTVGELGTNAIIIVNDNEMSIAENHGGLYGHLRELRESKGLCANNYFKTLGFDYTYLEEGNDVGKLIEAFQKVKDIDHPIVVHIHTEKGHGYAPAVADKESWHWNFPFNLEDGSPKKQRGSGEYIPQMLGKWLFEETKRDPKLVCISAGVPAILGFNEEIRTKMGKQHIDVGIAEEEAVALASGMAKRGAHPVFTTHATFMQRTYDQLCQDLAVNGNPAVINVTGSSIYGMNDFTHICFFDIPMISHIPNLVYLAPTTYEELIAMESWAIRQEQYSVAIRVPEYGAHHAKEPVDTDYSDLNKFKVAHRGNTVAVVAAGDFYQKGEAVVKALQTDGIDATLINPRYLSGIDEALLEDLKKDHQLVATIEDGSLDGGFGERIARFYGPSDVKVLCFGVKKQLYDRYDVEEVLRENHLTDEQIVEDIKRIIK